In Mytilus edulis chromosome 4, xbMytEdul2.2, whole genome shotgun sequence, the following proteins share a genomic window:
- the LOC139518452 gene encoding uncharacterized protein — protein sequence MIHFGRRGRENLATLSRQDFAVQPDPECTLNIYKTHDELTKNHQTDSEKSSDGRMYEIKGSDQCPVRSFVKYIRRLNPKCNKLFQQPKLTTKDRIHYDNIPLGHNKLGIYMNEISKAANLSREYTNHSCRATPVHILDEEQIPSRYIMSVTSHKSEASLKTYSGKTCEKKTKKIMSDTLSEKTLCKTSKVTKPATLSSNIDYLVLSQNSVTVETEAISTTSFGSFN from the exons ATGATTCATTTCGGACGTAGAGGCAGGGAGAACCTGGCAACCTTGTCAAGACAGGACTTTGCAGTACAACCAGATCCAGAATGTACacttaatatttataaaacccaTGATGAACTAACCAAAAATCATCAGACAGATAGTGAAAAGTCATCCGATGGTAGGATGTACGAAATCAaag GTAGTGACCAATGTCCAGTAAGGTCGTTTGTAAAATATATACGCCGTCTGAATCCAAAATGTAATAAACTTTTTCAACAGCCAAAGTTAACAACTAAAGATAGGATACATTATGACAATATTCCCCTTGGACACAACAAACTGGGCATTTATATGAACGAGATAAGCAAGGCAGCCAATCTGTCAAGAGAGTATACCAACCATTCATGCAGGGCTACACCTGTCCACATTTTGGATGAAGAACAAATTCCCAGTAGATACATTATGAGTGTCACTAGTCATAAATCAGAGGCATCTTTAAAGACATATAGTGGTAAAAcgtgtgaaaaaaaaaccaaaaaaattatGTCAGACACATTAAGTGAAAAAACACTCTGTAAAACATCAAAAGTTACAAAACCAGCCACTTTGTCTTCAAATATTGATTATTTGGTTCTTTCACAAAATAGTGTGACCGTTGAAACTGAGGCGATATCAACTACCTCATTTGGCTCTTTCAATTAA